The window GAAGAAGACACAATCTGTCCCAAGTGGAGGAATGGGGCTTGCAAATATTACTTCAAAGTATAAGTTGTTGAATCAGTCTGAGGTGATCATCAGAAGCACAGATGATAATTTCCAGGTTAAATTGCCATTGATCAGTCCGCAAATGCCATATGATCCATTCGAAGCAGGATTATCATTAAAACGCGAAGTACCGCCAAGTTCACAACCCTCAATCCAGTTATAAAATGAGTCAGCAATTGAATATTTTATTGGTTGAAGATGAAGATCTCGCCGCGAAGAAGTTAAAAAAAATGCTTTTCGAAATTGACGCGGATATGTGTTGTATCGGAATGACCGACAGCATCGAAAGCTCAGTGGAATGGCTCAAAAGAAATGGTTGTCCTGATTTGATTTTCATGGACATTGAACTGGCCGATGGACAGAGTTTTGAAATTTTCTCCAGGGTAGATGTTCAGTGCCCGGTCATTTTTACTACGGCTTACGATGAATTCGCCTTGAAAGCGTTCAAAGTTAACAGTATTGATTATCTCCTGAAGCCCATAAAGCCTGAAGAATTGAAAGTTGCATTGGATAAATTTAAAAACCTGAGAAAACAATCTGTGGCAGAGGATAAAAAATCAGGGACTCAGCAACAAAGTATAGAGCGATTGGTTGAAACGCTCGTTGCACAGCAACACGGTGAAAAGTACCGTAACCGGTTTCTGGTAAAATCCGGACAACGACTCATGCCCATCGGATCAGAATCAATTTCTTATTTTTTTACCGAAGATAAGATTGTGTTTATGCGGACAAAGGAGAATAATAAATTCGCGATGGATTACACGCTCGATGAGCTGGAGCAGCAGCTGGATCCAAGGCATTTTTTCAGAGCCAATCGTCAGTATATTCTCAATTCAATTTGCATTGATGAAATTCATACCTGGTTCAATGGAAAGCTGAAAGTAACCATCAAACCCAAGCCGGATGAAGAAGTAATTGTAAGCCGCGAGCGTGCGGGAGATTTTAAGGAGTGGCTGGGAGAGTGACATTGATTTTAGATTGTAGCTTTTTGAATTTAGATTGATTTGATACGCAATGATAATTTGTTGTGTGGAGAAAGATAAGCCCGGATAATCTCCGCAACAATCATCAATCTAAAATCTAAAATCAACAATCAGCAATCAGCAATCCTAAATCCATCCGTTTCATCCGTCTTTTTCTACGTTTCATCTGAATTTACTTTTGTAGACATTTAGGTCTTGTCATTTTTGGGGAATAAATTATTAACCCCTAAAAAGAAGACAAATGACAAATTTCTCTCGTCCGGATGTTTACCGGAACATTCACAAAGCGATTCGTAAAGCAATGTTTGATTTTGCCTATACGCTTGGCCGTTTGGACATTGAACAGGCACCCTCCCGGAAAGTAATGAAAGACAGGTTTGATGAATTGGTACATCTCCTCGACATGCATGGCCACATGGAGGATGTATATTCTTTGCCTTTGCTTGAAATGAAAAAACCGGGTTCTACCAGACATAATGAGGAAGAGCATGTTCAAATTCATGGAGAAATCGAAGGATTAAAGCTGCAGCTAAGTTCACTATTAGATGCAACTCCTGAAATTCGCAGAGATATTTACTGGAACTTTTATTATGCCATTAATAAATTCATCAGTGGTTACCTGATGCATATGCAAATGGAAGAGATTGTTATGACCAATTTGTTTTATGAGTTGTGTTCTGATGATGAAATCATGGGTATGACCGCGGCAATTATCGGAAGTCTTACTCCTGCTGACTCAATGCTTGTTGCGCGTTTTATGATTCCTTCCATAGAGCCATTTGAACGTTTGCATATGATGTCCCAAATCCAGGTCACTGCACCGCCGCAGGCATTTGAGGCGCTTTTAAATCTTTGCCGTGAAATTCTATCAGCGGAGGAATTTGAAGCTTTACAGAACGGTTTGTTTGCTGATTCATCTCTTTAATCGGATTGGTATTTCTGAAATTATGTTAACAAACCCGTGGCAAATCATAATTAAATGTTAAGGCTGTAGTAATCCCAACGTTTCATCCGTCTAAATCTACAGTTGAGCAACATTGCTGAACCAAAAGCGTTTCCGTCGCCGTTAATTTGCATACGTAATTCAAGAAATAAATTATACACCTCTCACCCGGAAATAACTCATAACCCCAAAGAGTTAAATCCACAAAACCTGATAAAATGAAACATGTAAAAAGACTATTCGCAATTGTTGCCGGGTTCGTTATGCCTGCACTTTCTTTTGCTTCTGATTCTTCAGCAATCATTACTGAAGTTCGTACTTCTCAGCCATATCACGCCATTGTGATGGAGGGCAATGCTAAAATTACGCTTGTTCAGGATGAAGCACCCGGTTTGTCGCTTACCGGTACAAAGGATCAGCTGTTGAATATGACTACATATCTTCGCAACGACACTTTGTACATTTTGCAAACCAACAATTATGATGTGGACGGCAAGAGAACAGAAATCCTGATCAATGTGGATGATCTTACCTTACTGTATGTTAAAGGGAATTCGCTTGTCGAAGCTTATGGATACATCAATACGGATATTCTCAGTATTAAAGTAGACAAAGGCGCGATTGTGAATCTCGACGTTCGTGCTTTAAAAATTAAATCGGAGGTTCTGGGATGTGGTTCTATTCACCTGAGCGGAACTGCAGGTTCTTTTCTGAGTGATTGCGAAGGTTGTGGATTACTTGACATGCATGATCTCAGTGTACTGGATACGAAGAGTTGAAAAGAGTTGTTTATTGTTGAATGCCCCCGTGAATTGTTTTGGTTAAGTAAAATGAGGTTTCATTGTGGTAGATGAACCTCGTCCCGCACCGGTAACGGTGCGGGATTTTTTTTAGTGAAGGGTGAAGAGTAAATAGTGAATAATGCTGGATATGTGGTATCGGTAGCTGTTGATAGTGGATTTTAAATTTATCAGCTAATCGCAACTTTCAGAAAATTCAGCATAGGAGCCATGATTTTTGCGCCCTTACCGATTTCTTTTACAAAATTTTTATTGAGCACTTCGGTGTCCTTGAAAGGATGCCAAACAATGAAGCTTGTTAATTTTAGCAATTCAATGTCTTTGTGTTCTTTGGGATACCCTTTGGGAGTCGTTTTTAATTTATAGGACTGATCAAAAGTTCCATAGTATTTTTTAAAAGCAGGATTGCTGATCACTTTATTAATATCCTTGCCATTATAATCGATTTCCTGTCGTATTTTTTTCAACTGATCACCCGGGGGCATCCAGAGTCCGCCTGCCAGAAAAGAATTACCTGGTTCCAGATGCAGATAATATCCGGGCATCATTACTTTTTTTCCTCCCGCATTGATACTTGCACCCATGTTTGTTTTGTATGGGCGTTTATCTTTTGAAAATCTGACATCCCTGTAAATTCTGAAAACGCAATCCTTGGCTGACAGTCCGGCCAGCGTTTTGTCGAATTTTACCAATTCGGCGATCACTTCATTTACCAGAGTGCCAACATCGTCTTTAGCAGCCAGGTATGCATCCTTATTTTTGTCGAACCAGTCTTTATTATTATTTTTTTTAATTGATTTCAAAAATCGGAATGTAGCAGGACTCAGCATATTTGTAGGATTTGAATTGTATTTTCTCTTGCCCTAAAAATACAAAATTTGTAATTGTATTTTGCCAAATGAACTATTGAAGGAAATTGTACTTTTGAGCGGTATAGTATTTGCTCTGGCAAATAACCATTCTATTTTATGAAAAAACTCCTCGCTTCTTCTTTATTATTTTTCATGCTGTATAGC of the Bacteroidota bacterium genome contains:
- a CDS encoding response regulator transcription factor — protein: MNILLVEDEDLAAKKLKKMLFEIDADMCCIGMTDSIESSVEWLKRNGCPDLIFMDIELADGQSFEIFSRVDVQCPVIFTTAYDEFALKAFKVNSIDYLLKPIKPEELKVALDKFKNLRKQSVAEDKKSGTQQQSIERLVETLVAQQHGEKYRNRFLVKSGQRLMPIGSESISYFFTEDKIVFMRTKENNKFAMDYTLDELEQQLDPRHFFRANRQYILNSICIDEIHTWFNGKLKVTIKPKPDEEVIVSRERAGDFKEWLGE
- a CDS encoding hemerythrin domain-containing protein → MTNFSRPDVYRNIHKAIRKAMFDFAYTLGRLDIEQAPSRKVMKDRFDELVHLLDMHGHMEDVYSLPLLEMKKPGSTRHNEEEHVQIHGEIEGLKLQLSSLLDATPEIRRDIYWNFYYAINKFISGYLMHMQMEEIVMTNLFYELCSDDEIMGMTAAIIGSLTPADSMLVARFMIPSIEPFERLHMMSQIQVTAPPQAFEALLNLCREILSAEEFEALQNGLFADSSL
- a CDS encoding DUF2807 domain-containing protein; the encoded protein is MKHVKRLFAIVAGFVMPALSFASDSSAIITEVRTSQPYHAIVMEGNAKITLVQDEAPGLSLTGTKDQLLNMTTYLRNDTLYILQTNNYDVDGKRTEILINVDDLTLLYVKGNSLVEAYGYINTDILSIKVDKGAIVNLDVRALKIKSEVLGCGSIHLSGTAGSFLSDCEGCGLLDMHDLSVLDTKS
- a CDS encoding DUF2461 domain-containing protein, whose amino-acid sequence is MLSPATFRFLKSIKKNNNKDWFDKNKDAYLAAKDDVGTLVNEVIAELVKFDKTLAGLSAKDCVFRIYRDVRFSKDKRPYKTNMGASINAGGKKVMMPGYYLHLEPGNSFLAGGLWMPPGDQLKKIRQEIDYNGKDINKVISNPAFKKYYGTFDQSYKLKTTPKGYPKEHKDIELLKLTSFIVWHPFKDTEVLNKNFVKEIGKGAKIMAPMLNFLKVAIS